TTGCTATCTTTCTAAAAAACCATAATCAATATTAAGTGCGTAAAAATAATTTTGGAATGATTCCCTGAACGAAAAAAGAATCAAGCACACTATCACCTAACAGCTCCATCTAACCAAATAACACTATTGAACTAGATTGCTTTGTCAACTTTACCTATAACTCCCAAGAATATTTAGAGTAGAATACTTCCAATTTATACATTAAACAACATCGTTCCCTTGACATATACGTATAACTTCAATAAATCCAAAAAAGTACACAATACTATAAACAATATAAATAACATCCATTTGTCCTAAGCAGCAGGGGACTTTCGAAGGAAAGGAACTCTGTTAGACTTTCTTTAAGGAGTATTAGAATTTCAGGTAACCATCAATTCTCTTCAACTTCATTGCATTCAAATTTACAATCCTCGACTCTAATGGTTGATAAATCAGCACTGCTTGGATTATCTATCTTTATCACTCGTCTTGCATGATGCATAATCAAATCATCATACAAATTTCTTGCCAACCGACCATTTGCAAAGTTCTCGTCCTTCAATGAAATTTGCTTTTCAAAATACAAGTGAATTTTCTCTTTAGCCTCATCGTCTAGAATATAATCATTGCTTTGGCATATGGATAGCAATATAGTAACCAACTCTGCAGAACGATAGTCAGCGAATTCTATGAAGGTATTGAAATGCGATTTTAATCCAGGATTTGATTCAAAAAATTTATTCATTGGCTCGGTATATCCAGCAACGATTACAATCAAATCATCTCTATAATCCTCCAAAGCTTTTGTTAATTCTGTTAAGCACTCTCTACCATAAGAATCAGAATGCTCATTTTCTGTAATGCTATAGGCTTCATCAATAAATAAAACACCACCTTTAGCTTGTTCAATGATTTTTTTAACCTTAAGTGCTGTTTGACCTTGGTACCCTGCGATAAGATCAGTTCTTGAAACTTCGACAAAATGCCCCTTTGAAAGCAAACCAATCTTCTTAAAAATTCGTCCTACAATTCTGGCGACAGTAGTTTTTCCGGTTCCTGGATTACCAGTAAATGCTAGATGTAAGGTACTCTTTGTCGTGTGAAGATTTTTTTCCTACGTAACTGTTGAACCTTTTGATATAGTATCAAATCTTGAACGTTACTCTTTACTTTTTCTAAACCAGTAAGATTATGGTTTTAGCTTCATATAATAATCCCTTTGCTCTGGATCTAGTTTTTCTATTGCCATCCGGAGGGTCACCCGGGGCATGGACTTCCCGTGTTGATCTAGAAATGCCAACAATTTCTCCCTGTCCCTCTTGCCTGCTTCTCTAATCCAGCTACCTACAGCCTTGTTGATGAGTTCATGTTCATCGTATAAGAGAATTTCAGCAATCTTAAAGGTATCCTCCACCTGTCCTTTCTTAATGAAGGCGTAGGTGCTGACAATTGCCGTTCTTCTCTCCCAGGGGTCATCAGATTCGGCAAGCTGATATAGGATTTTTCTATCCTTATCAATCAGATACTCTCCAATTATGTTATAGGCTCCCCGATCTACAAAATCCCAATTGTTAAGTTGATCATGTCTTCTTAAATAGAGATCAAAGAGTTCTTTTTTCTTCTCGGATGTAGTCTTCTTGTCCTTGGCTTGATAATCCATAATGCTTACTGCACCCATTCGGATTTCGTAGTATTTGCTTTCGAGAAGCTTTTCAATTTCTTCAATAGACATAGACTTATACTTTTTAGCGATTTTAAATACATCCCCAAATTTCACCCCAAAGGCTTGAGTCTCCTTGTCTTCTCCTTTGAAATACTTCTCGAGCTTCTTGAGCTCTTTTTCCGTCTTAAGCTCCTTTAGGGTATCGATAAAAGCCTCGGCTGTAAGCACTATATCTTGATTTTCTTGCTTCTTAACCATATCCTTTCTCTCCTTTTTTCATTTTTATTTTTATTTTTTACTCTCAGTTATAAGCTTTATTCAACTGTTCATTCTCAAGCTTCTTCATCTTTAAATCAATATCAATGACCCTTTTCACACGATCTTTGTCTTGGTCCTGAAGATATTCAAATAATACCTAAAGAAATATTTTCCAACAGCACTTGTCTATCTGAAATAGTATGTTCCCTTTTATTTGCTGGTTTCCCATTGATTGTAACACTTCTTAGCCCAAAATAGTACAGATTCCCCTCTAAAAAAATATCATAAGCTTTCATATACTGAAAAAGATTTGTATCACTTCTGGTTAACTCTTAGATACTACTCCCTTTTGAAATCTACCTAGTAATATCGTCATAACTAAAGATAACAGTAACCCTCCAAATACATAATCCCAACTAAAGAATGAGGTAGGCTTTATCATTATATTATTGAACGGATTTATTAGTCTAAGAAATGTAAAAGTCTACCGACAAGTCTTCATCAGATTCATGTGGTTTCCAAGCCACATTAAAACCATATCTCTCGCTCCAATCTAGGTGCCAATCGTCATAATATGGAACACGACTGTATTTACCAAGTGTCACTTCATCCTCTTCAGGCGATTCCTCACAGGTAATCCCAAACTCGATACCATCCAATTCCCAGGAATTTCCCCAGACATACTCATCAGAAATGACATCGACCCATCTCGCAGCATCTATCTCAAAATCAGTACATAACTTCAAAGATTGGAAAGTACTATAATTCATCTTGAAAGGCTTGATATGTATAGCACAGTCAACGTAGTATTTTTCATAGTTGGCATTTAAGAGGGTAACCTTCATTGGGATAGGAACGCCATTCAATTCCAACCACCAGTGCCCAAGTTTATTGTTCAATATATCAAAATAGTCATCTGCTACTACTGATTTTGAAAAAACATCTAATTCTAAACATCGACCTGACGTTACTAATTCAGCTGCAATTTTCTCTGCTCTCTCTTTATCAAAATCAGAATAGCGCTTAATCACATGTTTCAACTTGTTAATTGGATAAGAGATATCGTCTTGCGTAGCCTGATGTATTTTTACAACATGAGCAACTTTTTCGACATTATTGATACCTACAGGTACAACCACATAATGGTCCTCCTTGATTGATTCATCCTCACAGATATAGGAATATTCCTCACCAAACTCTGAGAAAGTGACCGATGCAACTCTATAAACTATGTCTGATGAACTTTGAACTGTAGCTTGCTTCCCTTCACTACTATCTAAATCTATCCGCTTATAAAATGTATATCGATTAGGATTCTCATCCTCGCCGAATACCATCAAACTTTGACATTTAGGGCACTGCCAAGCATAGTACGAAGCATCAGAAATATCGTAGTAATCAATTTTATTATTTTCATCAGCGGTATCTGTTATTTCTTCCCACAACTCATCCGAATATATTGAAAAAGCGTTCGGATCCGGAGCAGAATGATTATTCATCGGATACCCACATTGACAAATCCACTTACCCATATTAATACTCCCACATCTAGCATCAAATCATACTTTTTCTGTTGACCCTATTATACCACGAAACAACGCAATAAACTGCAACCTTTCGGTCACAGTCATTTACAAGTCTACCTCAGTTCCTTCTAAAAATCTGACTGTTATTTGCCCATCCTCCGAAATTGTTATACTAGTATTTGCCATCCTATCAATGCTTGCTGCTATATCATTCCATTTTAAGCAACGTTTTAAAGAACTCCTTAAGGAGAGCATTTTTACTTCTTGTTTAGAAATGAATAATAACTATTATAAACTTGTTTACACTTAGAAAAGTTAAAGAAGAACTCTACTTAAAGAAGATTATAAGCTATCGAATTAGAGGGAGGACATCTATCCCCTAATACTCCTTACCCCATGTCCCCCCTTGCGTCTACGGGAGTGAAAAGGTTCAGTGAACCTTTTCAGCCTTGTGCCTTGAAATAAAAGAGCACAAAGAGTATTCTGCTTCAGATTTCAGGATAGGTCACCTCCCCCTTCAACTGAGGTAGTCACTCTGATACTACCCCACCAAAACGTAAAAAGCCTTGTCTCCAAGGCTTTTAATAATGCTTTCGTTCAACCGTTTCTAGGCTTTTACCAGCAAACCAACTACCTCAACATGTGCTGAGAGCTTTCTTCTATACTAATAGACGAAAGGGAGTGAAAGAGATTTTTGAATTATACTGTGGAACGAAAATTATAACAAATTATTTCGTAAGCAAATCCTCTAGTTCGCCAATCAACCCCTTCTTTACAGAACCGAAATCAATACTCTGAAGTGCTGCCAAACGCCATTTAACTTTTGATTGAGCATTATAAGAATCTAACTCATCCTGAGTGAAAAAATCCAAGCTACTATATCTACGTATAGAGATAAGATTTTTATCATAATAAACTAGCATTTTAATAGGATTAGCTCGAAGTACCTCAGCTAATCCAGAATCCGCAGTTGCAAAATAATGAAGATATACAACTTCTGTATCTGCCATACAATCAAACAAAATACTTTGCTCTAATAATCTTATATGAAAAATATCCCATGCTATATTATGTATTTTATTTACTAGCTGCTTAGCCCCAATCTGCAACTTTTTAAACACTTCTTGAACCGAACTATCATTTTTCAAATACAATATTAGTAGAGGCATTTCCAACTCTAAAAATACACATAACTCCTCAAAACAATAGCGTTTAAATTCAGCTATTTTAGATTCTGTAGAAAGATTTTTTGTGTTTTTCAAAATAAATGCTTTCAATATATAACAACAAACCGCTTCATAATGTTGTATTTCTTCATCATTGTCTAGATAAGTGTGTGCATCATCCCAAATTTCTCTCATCCAAATATATTTGTCTTGCTCTAGAGCCTGAGGTACATTTGATTGAAACACATCAAATTCAACACTATCAAAATAAACATAACTTTCAATCATTTTAGCTAACAACTCCGAATTTATCGGGGTAGTATATCTTTCCATTAATGCCGTTGATATGTTATTTGTTAAACGTTTTGTTTTTATTTCATTTAAAAATTTAATCAAATTTTCCTTATCCGGTACATTTCTTCTCCGATACAAATCGTTTATATAAGTGAACACATTAAAGCCTTCATTTGAGAACCTGTCTCTATCCAATCATCTACAATCAAAACTCTTTTGTTCCTCACAATAGAACTCTTAGATATTTCAAAGCTTTTATCTTGACCTGAATAGTCGGTAAAATGTGTCGAAATAATCTCTTCTTTTGCGTATGGCAGCTTATCACCTTTTCTTACTCCAATAAACCCCACTCCAAGTTCTTTGGCTATGGCAGTGCCTAGTATCCATCCAATTGCTTCTGGGGCAGCCACATAATCTACTTTATTTTGAAAATCCAATGATAGTACTTTTACAATTTTATCAAAAACGGTTTTATGTGTAAAAATAGTTAGTAAATCATATTTTCCAATTGAGTTACGAGGTAATATACCTCTAATTTCATTTATAACATCAGTACTTTCCATACATTTACACCCCTTGCTTATGGTTAATAATCTTTGCTAATCTTTAAAAATAGTCATTTTCAACATATTTTTTATACATGTCCTCGGTATATCTTGTTATGTTCTTACCATACTCTGGATAATCAAACCCCAGTAGTTCTGCTACCTCTTTGGACACTTCCCTGAACAATTGGTGGCATATAAATAATGACTTCCAAATATTTTCATAGGAATCCATGCGATATGTAGATAATAATCTATTCCATAGATCTTCATCAATGTATTTGTTAATATACTTATAATTTTTCCCAACACTTAATGAAAATTCTGTCTTTATCCCAACCTTCCACGACATCATCCTAAGTAGTTCAAACCGTAGAATCTGGTTCAGATGATCGATTGCAAACAGTATCTCTTTGCGGCACAATCCTTTAATAACATAAGGTGTTACATTCCAAAATTCATTGCAGCAATCATCATACTCCCTTGCGCTTGGCTTTCTTACATGATAATCTATATCAGTCGGAACTATGTCCCTTTTAATTCTACAATCTTTATCAATTAGAACCTTTATTAATTTATCGCCCTTTAGGTAATTATCTAACTCTTCCAAGGGCAATAAGGTAAGATCAATTTTATTGTAATCATCAAATAGCATAAGATAGGAAAATCCCTTTTCTTCAGGTGGGAATAATTCCATATCCTCCGGCTTTTGCATCATTATTATATTCCCAAATTGATTAAGCCAGTCATCATTAGATATAAACGGTTCTATATCACTTACAAAATATGTAATATCATAATCCTGAAATTCATCTTTAGGTATATTAATATTTGCGCGTGACCCCTCAAGGGTCACAATTCGAATACGTTC
The sequence above is drawn from the Streptococcus pluranimalium genome and encodes:
- a CDS encoding AAA family ATPase; translated protein: MVGRIFKKIGLLSKGHFVEVSRTDLIAGYQGQTALKVKKIIEQAKGGVLFIDEAYSITENEHSDSYGRECLTELTKALEDYRDDLIVIVAGYTEPMNKFFESNPGLKSHFNTFIEFADYRSAELVTILLSICQSNDYILDDEAKEKIHLYFEKQISLKDENFANGRLARNLYDDLIMHHARRVIKIDNPSSADLSTIRVEDCKFECNEVEEN
- a CDS encoding DNA alkylation repair protein; this encodes MVKKQENQDIVLTAEAFIDTLKELKTEKELKKLEKYFKGEDKETQAFGVKFGDVFKIAKKYKSMSIEEIEKLLESKYYEIRMGAVSIMDYQAKDKKTTSEKKKELFDLYLRRHDQLNNWDFVDRGAYNIIGEYLIDKDRKILYQLAESDDPWERRTAIVSTYAFIKKGQVEDTFKIAEILLYDEHELINKAVGSWIREAGKRDREKLLAFLDQHGKSMPRVTLRMAIEKLDPEQRDYYMKLKP
- a CDS encoding phosphoribosyltransferase family protein, which gives rise to MESTDVINEIRGILPRNSIGKYDLLTIFTHKTVFDKIVKVLSLDFQNKVDYVAAPEAIGWILGTAIAKELGVGFIGVRKGDKLPYAKEEIISTHFTDYSGQDKSFEISKSSIVRNKRVLIVDDWIETGSQMKALMCSLI
- a CDS encoding aminoglycoside nucleotidyltransferase ANT(6)-Ia, with translation MRSEKEMMDLVLSLAEQDERIRIVTLEGSRANINIPKDEFQDYDITYFVSDIEPFISNDDWLNQFGNIIMMQKPEDMELFPPEEKGFSYLMLFDDYNKIDLTLLPLEELDNYLKGDKLIKVLIDKDCRIKRDIVPTDIDYHVRKPSAREYDDCCNEFWNVTPYVIKGLCRKEILFAIDHLNQILRFELLRMMSWKVGIKTEFSLSVGKNYKYINKYIDEDLWNRLLSTYRMDSYENIWKSLFICHQLFREVSKEVAELLGFDYPEYGKNITRYTEDMYKKYVENDYF